The following proteins are encoded in a genomic region of Actinomadura sp. NAK00032:
- a CDS encoding helix-turn-helix domain-containing protein, with translation MATMTAAQRREQERAAFGAFMEACPMNQLLGVVGRQWSTMVLWELARGPRRYAEIGRAMPGVSAKMLTQTLRSLERDGFVGRTVTPSVPVQVEYALTPLGDRIVPLIATMVDWANEHMGEVHAARAHHDAASAQAASA, from the coding sequence ATGGCCACGATGACGGCGGCGCAGCGCCGCGAGCAGGAGAGGGCGGCGTTCGGCGCCTTCATGGAGGCGTGCCCGATGAACCAGCTGCTGGGCGTCGTCGGCAGGCAGTGGAGCACGATGGTCCTCTGGGAGCTGGCCCGCGGCCCGCGCCGGTACGCCGAGATCGGCCGCGCGATGCCGGGCGTCAGCGCGAAGATGCTCACCCAGACGCTGCGCTCGCTCGAACGGGACGGCTTCGTCGGCCGCACCGTCACGCCGTCCGTCCCGGTGCAGGTCGAATACGCGCTCACGCCGCTCGGCGACCGCATCGTCCCGCTGATCGCCACGATGGTCGACTGGGCGAACGAGCACATGGGCGAGGTCCACGCCGCCCGCGCCCACCACGACGCGGCCTCCGCCCAAGCGGCCTCTGCCTGA
- a CDS encoding NADP-dependent oxidoreductase, whose product MRAFVVKAPGGPEALEEADVPAPDPGSGQVRVRVAAAAVNPVDAAVRSGALAAAGLMSFGSRPAFGIGMDIAGVVDATGPGVDHLAPGDEVIGLQDRLDVPLAGYAELIVLDASAVARAPRSASPAEAATLPLNGLTALQALDLLGLPSGATLLVTGAAGAVGGYAVELAARRGLRVVASAGAADEPLVRGLGAEMFVPRGAHLADAVRALVPGGVDGAVDAALLAAPALDAVRNGGVFATVNGGPAIPVPLRGITVRNEWVHADAAQLAHLADLADQGHLTLRVADTLPLADAPKAHIRLETGGLRGRLVLMP is encoded by the coding sequence ATGCGCGCTTTCGTCGTGAAGGCACCCGGCGGCCCGGAGGCGCTGGAGGAGGCCGACGTCCCCGCGCCCGATCCAGGTTCGGGCCAGGTCCGCGTCCGGGTGGCCGCGGCGGCGGTCAACCCGGTGGACGCGGCGGTCCGCTCGGGCGCCCTGGCCGCCGCCGGCCTCATGTCCTTCGGCTCGCGTCCCGCGTTCGGCATCGGCATGGACATCGCCGGCGTGGTCGACGCCACCGGGCCGGGCGTCGACCATCTCGCGCCCGGCGACGAGGTCATCGGGCTCCAGGACCGGCTGGACGTGCCGCTGGCCGGCTACGCGGAGCTGATCGTCCTCGACGCCTCCGCCGTCGCCCGCGCGCCCCGCTCGGCGTCCCCGGCCGAGGCGGCGACGCTGCCGCTGAACGGCCTGACCGCACTGCAGGCGCTCGACCTGCTCGGCCTGCCGTCCGGGGCGACGCTGCTGGTCACGGGCGCGGCGGGCGCGGTCGGCGGGTACGCCGTCGAGCTCGCCGCGCGGCGCGGGCTCCGCGTGGTCGCCTCCGCCGGCGCGGCTGACGAGCCGCTGGTGCGCGGGCTCGGCGCGGAGATGTTCGTCCCGCGCGGCGCCCACCTCGCCGACGCGGTGCGGGCGCTCGTCCCCGGCGGGGTGGACGGTGCCGTCGACGCCGCCCTGCTCGCGGCCCCGGCGCTCGACGCCGTCCGCAACGGCGGGGTGTTCGCCACCGTCAACGGCGGCCCGGCCATCCCGGTCCCGCTGCGGGGGATCACCGTCCGCAACGAGTGGGTCCACGCCGACGCCGCACAGCTGGCGCACCTGGCCGACCTTGCGGACCAGGGCCACCTCACCCTCCGGGTGGCCGACACGCTGCCGTTGGCGGACGCGCCCAAGGCCCACATCCGCCTGGAGACCGGGGGCCTGCGCGGACGTCTCGTCCTGATGCCCTGA
- a CDS encoding slipin family protein — protein sequence MEAVALIILLIVVVGGLLALASSIRIVQQYEHGIVFRFGQVQRGGDLRPGAVRTPGLTAIVPVVERMQKVSRQTITMGVPGQDGITQDNVSVRVDAVVYFRVIDPVKAIVNVHNYGYAVSQVAQTSLRSVIGQADMQELLGEREKINMRLRAIIDEITEGPWGILIERVEIKDVSLPEGMKRSMARQAEAERERRARIITADGEFQASKRLAAAAEIMSQDPAALQLRLLQTVVEVSAEKNSTLVMPLPVEILRFFERAAGGPARTDEEEGEGSKLDLGQRLAKAEEELAKAAEQPSTLESAEDVPPVIGLDEPKRETAQGENRGITSGTPAPEERPDESR from the coding sequence ATGGAAGCGGTGGCACTCATCATCCTGCTCATCGTCGTCGTCGGGGGGCTGCTCGCCCTGGCGTCGTCGATCCGCATCGTCCAGCAGTACGAGCACGGCATCGTGTTCCGGTTCGGCCAGGTCCAGCGGGGCGGGGACCTGCGTCCCGGCGCGGTGCGGACTCCCGGCCTGACGGCGATCGTGCCGGTCGTCGAACGCATGCAGAAGGTCAGCCGGCAGACGATCACCATGGGGGTCCCCGGCCAGGACGGCATCACGCAGGACAACGTCAGCGTCCGCGTCGACGCGGTCGTCTACTTCCGGGTGATCGATCCGGTGAAGGCGATCGTGAACGTCCACAACTACGGTTACGCGGTCTCGCAGGTGGCGCAGACGTCGCTGCGGTCGGTCATCGGCCAGGCCGACATGCAGGAGCTGCTCGGCGAGCGCGAGAAGATCAACATGCGGCTGCGCGCGATCATCGACGAGATCACCGAGGGGCCGTGGGGCATCCTGATCGAGCGGGTCGAGATCAAGGACGTCTCGCTGCCCGAGGGCATGAAGCGGTCGATGGCGCGGCAGGCGGAGGCGGAGCGGGAGCGCCGCGCCCGCATCATCACCGCGGACGGCGAGTTCCAGGCGTCCAAGCGCCTCGCCGCCGCGGCCGAGATCATGTCGCAGGACCCGGCGGCCTTGCAGCTGCGCCTGCTGCAGACGGTCGTGGAGGTCTCCGCGGAGAAGAACAGCACGCTGGTCATGCCGCTGCCGGTCGAGATCCTGCGGTTCTTCGAGCGTGCCGCGGGCGGCCCGGCGCGCACCGATGAGGAGGAGGGCGAGGGCAGCAAGCTCGACCTCGGCCAGCGGCTCGCGAAGGCGGAGGAGGAGCTGGCCAAGGCGGCGGAGCAGCCCTCGACGCTGGAGTCGGCCGAGGACGTCCCGCCGGTCATCGGGCTGGACGAGCCGAAGCGCGAAACGGCTCAGGGCGAGAACCGCGGCATCACGAGCGGCACCCCCGCCCCGGAGGAGCGGCCGGACGAGTCGCGCTGA
- a CDS encoding ArsA-related P-loop ATPase: MSARDTDWDGVRLHVVTGKGGTGKTTVAAALALALAAGGRKVLLVEVEGRQGIAQLFDCPPLPYEERRVAVAPDGGDVYALAIDTEEALIEYLEMFYNLKRAGKAMTKLGIVDFVTTIAPGLRDVILTGKTSESVRRKKKDGSFIYDAVVMDAPPTGRITKFLNVNEEVSGLAKVGPVRNHADTVMKVVRSPETAVHFVTLLEEMPVQETMDGIRDLTDVGLPVGGVIVNMEHEPVLTEDDLATAGAGTLDTDEILRGVKAAGLEHDAESIAAVLAAEAGDHARRTALQRREKERLDSIDRPRYTLPLLSDGMDLAGLYDLAAALRAQGAA, encoded by the coding sequence GTGAGCGCGAGAGACACCGACTGGGACGGCGTACGCCTCCATGTGGTCACCGGTAAGGGCGGCACGGGGAAGACGACCGTCGCGGCCGCCCTCGCCCTTGCCCTGGCCGCCGGCGGCCGCAAGGTCCTGCTCGTCGAGGTCGAGGGCCGGCAGGGCATCGCCCAGCTCTTCGACTGCCCGCCCCTCCCGTACGAGGAGCGCCGCGTCGCGGTCGCCCCGGACGGCGGCGACGTGTACGCGCTCGCGATCGACACCGAAGAGGCGCTCATCGAGTACCTCGAGATGTTCTACAACCTCAAGCGCGCCGGGAAGGCGATGACCAAGCTCGGCATCGTCGACTTCGTCACCACCATCGCCCCCGGCCTGCGCGACGTCATCCTCACCGGCAAGACCTCCGAGTCGGTGCGCCGCAAGAAGAAGGACGGCTCCTTCATCTACGACGCCGTCGTGATGGACGCCCCGCCCACCGGCCGCATCACCAAGTTCCTGAACGTGAACGAGGAGGTCTCCGGCCTCGCCAAGGTCGGGCCTGTGCGCAACCACGCCGACACGGTGATGAAGGTCGTGCGCAGCCCGGAGACCGCCGTCCACTTCGTGACCCTGCTTGAGGAAATGCCCGTCCAGGAGACGATGGACGGCATCCGCGACCTGACCGACGTCGGGCTTCCGGTCGGCGGCGTCATCGTCAACATGGAGCACGAGCCCGTCCTCACCGAGGACGACCTCGCCACAGCCGGCGCCGGCACCCTCGACACCGACGAGATCCTGCGCGGCGTCAAGGCCGCGGGCCTGGAGCACGACGCCGAGTCGATCGCCGCCGTCCTCGCCGCCGAGGCCGGCGACCACGCCCGCCGCACCGCCCTCCAGCGCCGCGAGAAGGAACGCCTCGACTCGATCGACCGCCCCCGCTACACCCTCCCGCTGCTGTCGGACGGCATGGACCTCGCCGGTCTCTACGACCTGGCCGCCGCCCTACGCGCCCAGGGCGCAGCATGA
- a CDS encoding ArsA family ATPase: MSPISKTPPALDVDALLDDPRTKIIVCCGSGGVGKTTTAAALGVRAAERGRDVVVLTVDPARRLAQSMGLSELDNNPRKIEIDGDGGGELHAMMLDMKRTFDEIVEAHSDPDRAKQILANPFYQSLSSSLSGTQEYMAMEKLGQLHRSGAWDLIIVDTPPSRNALDFLDAPERMGRFLDGRFMKILAAPAKTGGRFGVKVISAGFGMFTGAINKVLGVQLLRDVQTFVAAFDTMFGGFRERAEKTFKLLQTPGTAFLVVAAPEPDALREASYFVERLAEERMPLAGLVVNRVHESAADGLSAARSQAAAETLEERGEHALTAALLRLHTDRMQLAAREERLRDHFASTHPTVPVTAVPAQAEDVHDLDGLRQVGEDLAAPTSTPTAAA, from the coding sequence ATGAGCCCGATCAGCAAGACTCCCCCCGCCCTGGACGTCGACGCGCTGCTCGACGACCCGCGCACGAAGATCATCGTGTGCTGCGGGTCCGGCGGGGTCGGGAAGACGACCACGGCCGCCGCGCTCGGGGTCCGGGCCGCCGAGCGGGGGCGGGACGTCGTCGTCCTCACCGTGGACCCGGCGCGCCGGCTCGCCCAGTCGATGGGCCTGTCGGAGCTCGACAACAACCCGCGCAAGATCGAGATCGACGGCGACGGCGGCGGTGAGCTGCACGCCATGATGCTCGACATGAAGCGCACCTTCGACGAGATCGTCGAGGCGCACTCCGACCCGGACCGGGCGAAGCAGATCCTCGCGAACCCCTTCTACCAGTCGCTGTCGTCCAGCCTGTCGGGCACGCAGGAGTACATGGCGATGGAGAAGCTCGGGCAGCTGCACCGCTCCGGCGCCTGGGACCTCATCATCGTGGACACGCCGCCGTCCCGGAACGCCCTGGACTTCCTGGACGCCCCCGAGCGCATGGGCCGCTTCCTCGACGGCCGCTTCATGAAGATCCTCGCCGCCCCGGCCAAGACCGGCGGCCGTTTCGGCGTCAAGGTGATCAGCGCCGGGTTCGGCATGTTCACCGGGGCCATCAACAAGGTCCTCGGCGTCCAGCTGCTCCGCGACGTGCAGACGTTCGTCGCCGCGTTCGACACGATGTTCGGCGGGTTCCGGGAGCGCGCCGAGAAGACGTTCAAGCTGCTGCAGACCCCCGGGACCGCGTTCCTCGTCGTCGCCGCGCCCGAGCCGGACGCGCTGCGCGAGGCGTCCTACTTCGTCGAGCGGCTCGCCGAGGAGCGGATGCCGCTGGCCGGGCTCGTCGTGAACCGCGTCCACGAGTCCGCGGCGGACGGCCTGTCGGCGGCGCGCAGCCAGGCCGCCGCCGAGACGCTGGAGGAGCGCGGCGAGCACGCGCTGACCGCGGCGCTGCTGCGCCTGCACACCGACCGCATGCAGCTGGCCGCGCGCGAGGAGCGCCTCCGCGACCATTTCGCGTCCACGCACCCGACGGTCCCGGTCACGGCGGTCCCCGCCCAGGCCGAGGACGTCCACGACCTGGACGGCCTGCGCCAGGTGGGCGAGGACCTCGCCGCCCCCACCTCGACCCCGACCGCCGCCGCCTGA
- a CDS encoding WhiB family transcriptional regulator: MWITDWTARAACRNADPDALFVQGAAQNRAKLICRGCPVRTECLADALDNRIEFGVWGGMTERERRALLRRRPDVRSWRDLLETAKEEYERSVEADEQELVAS, from the coding sequence ATGTGGATCACGGATTGGACCGCCCGCGCCGCCTGCCGTAACGCGGATCCGGATGCCCTGTTCGTGCAGGGAGCGGCGCAGAACCGGGCCAAGCTCATCTGCCGCGGCTGCCCAGTGCGCACGGAGTGTCTCGCTGACGCCCTCGACAACCGGATCGAGTTCGGTGTCTGGGGCGGGATGACCGAGCGGGAGCGCAGGGCACTGCTGCGGCGGCGACCGGATGTGCGGTCGTGGCGCGATCTGCTGGAGACCGCGAAGGAAGAGTACGAGCGGTCGGTCGAGGCGGACGAGCAGGAGCTCGTCGCCAGCTGA
- a CDS encoding transglycosylase domain-containing protein: MRVAKTDRVKSASTLFRLLGAGVVAGLIVALIALPAVGSAGLTARDAANNFDDMDSQLKTSPPSEKTVMYDANGKQVATFFDKYRESVRLDQVAPIMRKAMIDIEDSRFYEHGALDLKGTIRALASNVESEQTQGGSTLTQQYVKNLLVDSARTQEEYKEATAPTVGRKLRELRYALDIEQRLTKDQILEGYLNIAYFGAGAYGVQAAAKRYFSVPASKLTLGQAALLAGITQNPTAYDPIRNPKDARHRRDVVLYRMAQLQHITKAQADQEAAKPIQLNRTDPVGGCQSSKAPYFCEYVKYDMLNILSDGKYWQLKPKEQQSIVNELNRGGYTIRTTLDMQDQNAVDKTLRGSVRPGGNRVAAQAMVEPGTGKIKAIGVSKRFGPGKGRTTINLPADSHHGGGNGVSAGSTFKVFTLAAAINQGIPVSTTINSPQTATVGGFQPCRYTGTWQGKKYENDLVGGGAPWTVSNAGDSEKGNFNLKTGTWHSVNTFYAYLEKRVGVCNAVKMAEKFGMKQGNGNPLLPTPSQVLGVNDVDMVHLAAAYAGFAARGKYCSPISVTEVVDPQGKKLKLPEQDCHQALDQDVADKVNSILQGVLTKGTAAGLGLGRPAAGKTGTCEEFTCAVFAGFTPNLASAVAYWDYRGPWQYKVYGIYGATIPGPLWRTSMQRALAGEPAPGFQTPSRDFGDTTRVPDVKNQTVAAAKTKLTAADLKVQVASGSVDSDKPRGTVVSTSPDAGTEVPPGTTVILYVSSGKKPD; encoded by the coding sequence GTGCGCGTTGCGAAAACCGATCGGGTCAAGTCCGCTTCCACGCTGTTCAGGCTGCTCGGAGCCGGGGTGGTGGCGGGTCTCATCGTCGCCCTCATCGCACTGCCGGCCGTCGGCAGCGCGGGGCTCACCGCGCGCGACGCCGCGAACAACTTCGACGACATGGACAGCCAGCTCAAGACGTCGCCGCCGTCCGAGAAGACGGTGATGTACGACGCGAACGGCAAGCAGGTCGCGACGTTCTTCGACAAGTACCGCGAGTCCGTCCGGCTGGACCAGGTCGCCCCGATCATGCGCAAGGCCATGATCGACATCGAGGACTCGCGCTTCTACGAGCACGGCGCGCTCGACCTGAAGGGCACCATCCGCGCACTGGCGTCCAACGTCGAGTCGGAGCAGACCCAGGGCGGGTCCACGCTCACGCAGCAGTACGTGAAGAACCTCCTGGTCGACAGTGCCCGCACGCAGGAGGAGTACAAGGAGGCCACGGCCCCCACGGTCGGACGCAAGCTGCGCGAGCTGCGCTACGCGCTCGACATCGAGCAGCGCCTCACCAAGGACCAGATCCTTGAGGGCTACCTGAACATCGCCTACTTCGGCGCAGGCGCGTACGGGGTGCAGGCCGCCGCCAAGCGCTACTTCAGCGTCCCGGCGTCCAAACTGACCCTCGGCCAGGCCGCCCTCTTGGCCGGCATCACGCAGAACCCGACCGCCTACGACCCCATCCGCAACCCCAAGGACGCGCGGCACCGGCGTGACGTCGTCCTCTACCGGATGGCCCAGCTGCAGCACATCACCAAGGCACAGGCTGACCAAGAGGCCGCCAAGCCCATCCAGCTGAACCGCACCGACCCGGTTGGCGGCTGCCAGTCCAGCAAGGCGCCGTACTTCTGCGAGTACGTGAAGTACGACATGCTCAACATCCTGTCGGACGGCAAGTACTGGCAGCTGAAGCCGAAGGAGCAGCAGAGCATCGTCAACGAGCTGAACCGCGGCGGCTACACCATCCGCACCACGCTCGACATGCAGGACCAGAACGCCGTCGACAAGACCCTGCGCGGCTCCGTCCGGCCCGGCGGCAACCGCGTCGCCGCCCAGGCGATGGTCGAGCCCGGCACCGGCAAGATCAAGGCGATCGGCGTGAGCAAGCGGTTCGGCCCCGGCAAGGGCCGGACGACCATCAACCTCCCCGCCGACTCCCACCACGGCGGCGGCAACGGCGTGTCGGCGGGCTCGACCTTCAAGGTCTTCACGCTCGCCGCCGCCATCAACCAGGGCATCCCGGTCAGCACGACCATCAACTCGCCGCAGACCGCGACGGTCGGCGGCTTCCAGCCGTGCCGCTACACCGGGACATGGCAGGGCAAGAAGTACGAGAACGACCTCGTCGGCGGCGGCGCGCCCTGGACGGTGTCCAACGCCGGCGACAGCGAGAAGGGCAACTTCAACCTCAAGACCGGCACCTGGCACTCGGTCAACACCTTCTACGCGTACCTGGAGAAGCGCGTCGGCGTCTGCAACGCCGTGAAGATGGCCGAGAAGTTCGGGATGAAGCAGGGCAACGGCAACCCGCTGCTGCCGACCCCGTCCCAGGTCCTCGGCGTCAACGACGTCGACATGGTGCACCTCGCCGCCGCCTACGCCGGGTTCGCCGCCCGCGGCAAGTACTGCTCGCCCATCTCCGTCACCGAGGTCGTCGACCCGCAGGGCAAGAAGCTGAAGCTGCCCGAGCAGGACTGCCACCAGGCCCTCGACCAGGACGTCGCCGACAAGGTGAACTCCATCCTCCAGGGCGTCCTCACCAAGGGCACCGCGGCCGGGCTCGGCCTCGGCCGCCCCGCCGCCGGCAAGACCGGCACCTGTGAAGAGTTCACCTGCGCCGTGTTCGCCGGCTTCACGCCGAACCTCGCGTCCGCCGTCGCCTACTGGGACTACCGCGGCCCCTGGCAGTACAAGGTGTACGGCATCTACGGCGCGACCATCCCCGGCCCGCTCTGGCGGACGTCCATGCAGCGCGCCCTGGCGGGCGAGCCCGCCCCCGGCTTCCAGACCCCGTCCCGCGACTTCGGCGACACCACCCGCGTCCCGGACGTCAAGAACCAGACGGTCGCCGCCGCCAAGACCAAGCTCACCGCGGCCGACCTGAAGGTCCAGGTCGCCTCCGGCTCCGTCGACTCGGACAAGCCACGCGGAACAGTCGTCTCGACCTCACCGGACGCGGGCACCGAAGTCCCGCCCGGCACGACCGTCATCCTCTACGTGAGCAGCGGCAAGAAACCCGACTAG
- a CDS encoding GatB/YqeY domain-containing protein yields MTLKEKLETDLASAMKARDEVRTRTLRMALTAVKNEEVAGKQSRELSDDDVVKVLGREAKKRREAATAFGDAGREAQAQAERDEGAVLEEYLPAQLGDAELAALVADAIAETGAAGPRAMGQVMKVVNPKVAGRAEGGRVAAEVKRQLAE; encoded by the coding sequence ATGACCCTGAAGGAGAAGCTGGAGACCGATCTCGCGTCCGCGATGAAGGCGCGCGACGAGGTGCGCACGCGCACGCTGCGCATGGCGCTCACCGCGGTGAAGAACGAGGAGGTCGCCGGCAAGCAGTCGCGCGAGCTGTCGGACGACGACGTCGTCAAGGTGCTCGGCCGGGAGGCGAAGAAGCGGCGCGAGGCGGCGACGGCGTTCGGTGACGCGGGGCGTGAGGCGCAGGCGCAGGCCGAGCGGGACGAGGGCGCGGTGCTGGAGGAGTACCTTCCGGCGCAGCTGGGCGACGCGGAGCTGGCCGCGCTGGTCGCGGACGCCATCGCCGAGACGGGTGCGGCGGGGCCGCGCGCGATGGGGCAGGTCATGAAGGTCGTGAACCCGAAGGTCGCCGGGCGGGCCGAGGGCGGCCGCGTCGCGGCCGAGGTCAAACGGCAACTGGCGGAATGA
- a CDS encoding metallophosphoesterase, with product MRKIYAVPLGLLGAGAATFGYASVIERNWFRLRRVDVPVLPPGRPSVKILHISDAHLTPGRTRLIHWVRSLDALEPDLVVNTGDTLSHRDAIGPFLDALGPLLDRPGVFVYGSNDLYSPVLKNPLRYVWRTSKSDYEGRRREPDLPYRELGSSLQAAGWLDLNNRIGRLKVGELDVEFGGIDDSHIDRARYDKIAGPVDPQADVHLGVMHSPEPRNLDRFAADGYDLLLAGHTHGGQVCVPFYGALATNCGIDRPRVKGLHRHQGSWLHVSAGLGTSPKAPMRFCCPPEATLLTLVPRT from the coding sequence GTGCGAAAGATCTACGCCGTGCCCCTGGGCCTCCTGGGCGCGGGAGCCGCGACCTTCGGGTACGCATCGGTGATCGAGCGGAACTGGTTCCGGCTGCGCCGCGTCGACGTCCCCGTGCTGCCGCCGGGGCGTCCCTCGGTGAAGATCCTGCACATCTCCGACGCGCACCTCACCCCCGGCAGGACGCGCCTCATCCACTGGGTCCGCTCGCTGGACGCCCTGGAGCCCGACCTCGTCGTCAACACCGGCGACACCCTCTCCCACCGCGACGCCATAGGCCCCTTCCTGGACGCCCTGGGCCCCCTCCTGGACCGCCCAGGCGTCTTCGTCTACGGCTCCAACGACCTGTACTCCCCGGTCCTGAAGAACCCCCTGCGCTACGTCTGGCGCACGAGCAAGTCCGACTACGAGGGCCGCCGCCGCGAACCCGACCTCCCGTACCGCGAACTCGGCTCGTCCCTCCAGGCCGCCGGCTGGCTCGACCTCAACAACCGCATCGGCCGCCTCAAGGTCGGCGAACTCGACGTCGAGTTCGGCGGCATCGACGACTCCCACATCGACCGCGCCCGCTACGACAAGATCGCCGGCCCGGTCGACCCGCAGGCCGACGTCCACCTCGGCGTCATGCACAGCCCCGAGCCCCGCAACCTCGACCGCTTCGCCGCCGACGGCTACGACCTCCTCCTCGCCGGCCACACCCACGGCGGCCAGGTCTGCGTCCCCTTCTACGGCGCCCTGGCCACCAACTGCGGCATCGACCGCCCCCGCGTGAAGGGCCTGCACCGCCACCAGGGCTCCTGGCTGCACGTCTCCGCTGGCCTGGGCACGTCCCCGAAGGCCCCCATGCGCTTCTGCTGCCCGCCCGAGGCCACCCTCCTCACCCTCGTCCCCCGGACGTGA
- a CDS encoding class I SAM-dependent methyltransferase: MNWKTATALSTLYDYAVQNRALSHLGARILWNYDIANLRRAISTQDPTALTLDIPCGGGLAVRGSRHVAADLSPTMLHRARRKTNTLVQTNIYALPFHPATFDACVTYNGLHCLDDPPAALAELTRVLRPGGTLSGTTLVRGTNRDPLITAFQRLGVFGTPGTTQDLRTWLTAAGLRDIELTPTGAVTAFTARK; encoded by the coding sequence GTGAACTGGAAGACCGCCACCGCCCTCTCCACCCTCTACGACTACGCCGTCCAGAACCGCGCACTCTCCCACCTCGGTGCACGGATCCTCTGGAACTACGACATAGCCAACCTCCGCAGGGCCATATCCACCCAAGACCCAACGGCCCTGACCCTGGACATCCCCTGCGGCGGAGGTCTGGCCGTCCGCGGCTCCCGCCATGTAGCCGCCGACCTCTCCCCGACCATGCTCCACCGGGCCCGCCGCAAGACGAACACCCTCGTCCAGACCAACATCTACGCCCTCCCCTTCCACCCCGCCACCTTCGACGCCTGCGTCACCTACAACGGCCTCCACTGCCTGGACGACCCACCAGCAGCCCTAGCCGAACTGACCCGCGTCCTACGCCCAGGCGGCACCCTGAGCGGCACAACCCTGGTCCGAGGCACCAACCGCGACCCCTTGATCACCGCCTTCCAACGCCTGGGCGTCTTCGGCACCCCAGGCACCACCCAAGACCTCCGAACCTGGCTGACGGCCGCCGGCCTCAGAGACATAGAGCTCACCCCCACCGGCGCAGTGACCGCCTTCACAGCCCGTAAATAG
- a CDS encoding IS110 family transposase translates to MLLIGDDWAEDHHDVEIQDEAGRKLAAARLPEGVEGIAKLHELVAKHGGGDLDAAEVVVGIETDRGSWVQALIASGYRVYAINPRQVARFKERYASSGAKSDKGDAHALADMVRIDRAQLRPVAGDSAQAQAVKVVARAHQTLIWERTRTFQRLRSMLREYFPAALNAYAGLALTSTDALELLIKAPTPAAGAKLTRTQITGVLARARRRDRDTKAAAIQTALRQRQLGLPEPVTAAYAATATAHAHLIIALNAQIAAIEEQVKAHFRTHPDAEIYLSMPGIAEITGARVLAEFGDDPTRYASAKARKNYAGTSPITRASGKSHTVQARYVRNNRLADALQTQAFSALRASPGARRYYDKQRARETGYNPALRQLGNRLVGILHGCLKTRTLYDEATAWSHHTQSHAA, encoded by the coding sequence TTGCTGCTGATCGGCGATGACTGGGCCGAAGACCACCATGATGTCGAGATCCAGGACGAGGCCGGCCGGAAACTGGCCGCCGCGAGGCTGCCTGAGGGTGTGGAGGGGATCGCCAAGCTGCACGAGCTCGTCGCCAAGCACGGCGGCGGGGACCTTGACGCCGCCGAGGTCGTGGTCGGGATCGAGACCGACCGCGGCTCGTGGGTGCAGGCCCTGATCGCCTCCGGCTACCGCGTCTATGCGATCAATCCCCGGCAGGTGGCCCGGTTCAAGGAGCGGTACGCCTCCTCCGGCGCCAAGAGCGACAAGGGCGACGCACACGCACTGGCCGACATGGTCCGCATCGACCGGGCCCAACTGCGGCCGGTGGCCGGGGACAGCGCCCAGGCCCAGGCCGTCAAGGTCGTCGCCCGCGCCCACCAGACCCTGATCTGGGAACGCACCCGCACCTTCCAGCGGCTGCGCAGCATGCTGCGGGAGTACTTCCCCGCCGCCCTGAACGCCTACGCCGGCCTGGCCCTGACCAGCACGGACGCACTGGAACTGCTGATCAAGGCACCCACACCGGCAGCCGGGGCCAAGCTGACCCGCACCCAGATCACCGGTGTCCTGGCCCGCGCCCGCCGACGCGACCGGGACACCAAAGCGGCCGCGATCCAGACCGCGCTGCGCCAACGACAGCTCGGCCTGCCCGAGCCGGTCACCGCCGCCTACGCGGCCACCGCCACCGCGCACGCCCATCTGATCATCGCGCTGAACGCGCAGATAGCCGCGATCGAGGAGCAGGTGAAGGCCCATTTTCGAACGCACCCGGACGCTGAGATCTACCTCTCGATGCCCGGCATCGCGGAGATCACCGGCGCCCGGGTGCTCGCCGAGTTCGGAGACGACCCCACCCGCTACGCCTCCGCCAAAGCGCGCAAGAACTACGCCGGCACCAGCCCGATCACCCGGGCATCCGGCAAGAGCCACACCGTCCAGGCCCGCTACGTCCGCAACAACCGCCTCGCCGACGCCCTGCAGACCCAGGCGTTCTCCGCCCTGCGCGCCTCCCCGGGCGCCCGCCGTTACTACGACAAGCAACGGGCCCGCGAGACCGGCTACAACCCCGCCCTGCGCCAGCTCGGCAACCGCCTCGTCGGCATCCTCCACGGATGCCTCAAGACCCGCACCCTCTACGACGAAGCAACCGCCTGGTCACACCACACCCAATCCCACGCCGCTTGA